From the genome of Pseudomonas sp. WJP1:
ACGGCGATCAACACCGGTGAACCGGCTAATGACGTGGCTTCTCGCGCGATATCGATAAAATCGGTGGGTGATTCGACGCTCTTGCGCGCCGCGCTCATGTCTCGGCCGACGTACTCCTCCCGGGTCTCGCCCAACAAAATGGAAACGCCGCCGCGGCTCAAACAACGACGGACATTGTCGTCCAGTGTCAGATCACCGAACGCGGGAAGCAGGACCGAATACGCAGCTCTAAGCAGTTCACTTGACATGGTTTTTTCTCAACAAACGCGAGTGCTGGACAGAGACGCCCGGCCATTCAGGCCAAGGTCTCAAATATTGTGATCGCCTCCTGAAGGAAACGATTTACTGTTCGGGAAAAGGCACCCAGGCACGCCGCTCGCTGGACTCGACACAGGCCTGGGATAACACCACCCCCCGCACGCCCTCATGTATATCCGGTAACGGGACGGTGGTCGCCGTGCGCCACTGCGTTCCGGCCTCGAGGGCTTCGGCGAAATCGGCATACAGAACGGCCAGCGCCTCCAGATAGCCTTCGGTGTTTCCCGCTGGCAAGCTGGTAAAGGTCAGCGTCTGCGCCTTATTGTCGCTTTGGCCACGGCGGTAGAGACGGTCGGCGCCGTCAATGGGCGTGAACAGAAGCGTTTCTGGTGATTCCTGACACCACTCGACCGAGGCTTTGCTGCCGACGATCTTGAAACGCAATCCGTTGCGATGACCAGGCGCCGCGAAACTGGCCCATAACAAGCCATCGACGCCGCCCTCGAATTCAAGCTGCACCACACAGGTGTCGTCCAGCCCCCAACCTGGCACAACCGTGCTCAACTTGGCATTCAGGCTGGTGCAACGCCGCCCGGACAGGAATTCAAGCATGTTGAAGGCGTGTGTTCCGACATCTCCCAGCGCGCCGGTCGGCCCGGCCTTTTCAGGGTCGCCACGCCAGGCCAGGCTTTTGCTCAACCCATCGACACCGGGTGCCAACCATTCCAAAAGATACTCGACGTACATGAACCGGACTTCACCCAGCTCCCCGGCCTGGATACGGCTACGGGCGTCCCTGACCATGGGATAGCCCTGATAGGTGTAAGTCACTGCGAAAAAAGTATTGTGCCGCTCGGCAATGCTGGCCAACGCGTAGGCTTCTTGCGGACTATTGACCAACGGCTTGTCGCAGATCACCGGGATTCCCGCCCGCAAAAATAGCTGGCACGGTTCAAAGTGCAGGTGATTGGGCGTCACGATGACGACGGCATCAATCGGATCGGGGCGACACGACTCGGTAGCTGCCATGTCCTCGAATGACAGGTAAATTCGCTCTTGCGCCAGATGGAGTGCCGCCCCGGCCTCACGGCATTTGTCCGCATCCGAAGAGAAGGCGCCGGCGACAATATCGAAGCGGTTGCACAGGCGCATGGCGGCGCGATGATAGCTGGCAAAATAGGCGCCCTGCCCGCCACCCACCATCCCGACCTTGAAACGTCGTTGTCCTGGAATGTCGCCTGTTAACCTGGCCATGGTTCAAATCCCTCAATGAATGGCACGTACACACGTTCGCCACCTGGAGTATCAAGGGCGATGCGGCGTTTCTCCATTTCGCACCACGTCAATACATGACGCAGACCGCAGCACCCGAAATGAATAAACTTTGCAGGACCATTGGGTTCGGGGAGTTGCATGATGTTACCCGGCAAAGCCAATCTGTTACCTGCCGGGGCGGCGAGTAACCTTCGGCCGTTGGAGCTAGACTGATAAAGATCGATGGCTGGCCAGATTTCGAATATTTTCACACGGCATGGAACAAGCTTGAGATTAAATACAATATGATCAAGTGTTTACGGCGCAATGAAGTGACTTAACGGTTATTCAAGAATAACTACCATATAACCTCGTCGCTCAAAAACCCTTAGTTAAATCGAGACAGACTATGCCCCGCCCAGGAGACCCCGTCACCATGCCATTGACAGCTGCCACCTCGCACCCTGAGCGACAACAGGTTCGCAGCGACTTGCAAGCCAACGTGCAAAAAAACCTGAGTACGCTGGTCGAGTCCTGCCGTTCAGTGGCGGACATGTGCCGCAAAGTCGATGTCAATCGCCAGCAGTTCAACAAGTACCTGGTGGGCCAGCACGTTCCTTCGCAGAAGATTCTTCAGAAAATAGGCCGTTATTTCATGATGGAAGCCGAAGATCTTTTTCGGCCACCCGCCGAGTTCAAGAAATTCTATGAAGGGTATGAAAACGAATTGCCGACGGACTTGCGTGCCTCGGCGCAATTCAATCATTTTTTGCCTTTGGCAAAACAGTCGGCTGACTTACTCGAAGACTACCTGGGCGTCTATTACCGCTATCACAACTCTTCGATCTACAAAGGCAGAATCCTGCGCTCGGTTACTTGCCTGTATCGAGCCGATTCGATGGTCCAGTACGTCACGGTAGAACGTTTCCCGCTGCTCGATGGCAGCGGCAAGATTGGCTACTCGTTCACCTATCACGGTTTTTGCCTGCTGCTGGGGGACCGCCTGTTCATGGTGGATTTCGAAGGCAAACAACGCAACGAGATGACGTTTTCGATTCTGACCCCACAGCATCGCCGACCGATCCGCTTCCTCTATGGATTGGTCACCGGTGTGGCGTCGTCCTCCTTCCGCCAGCCCTTTTCAACCCGCATGGCACTGGGGCTGGTAGACAAAGGCAAGATCGGCAAACACCATCTGCGCAATGCAACCGCCGTGCTGCCCAGCGATCAATCCTTGCCGCTGGAGGTGCGTGAGTACATGACCGGCGACAACGCCACTATCGTGTGGGGCGGTCAGGCCTGAGGCGGTCCAAAGACCACCTCATCGATGCTCAGACCCAGTGACAGTGCCGCCGGTGATCGGCGGCAGCTCAACGGCGGCGCTAACTTGCTGGGCTTGCGAATGTTGCGCACCTTTGTCGTCGTCATTCATGGCGTTGCGAAAACCCTTGATGGATTCACCGACATCGCTTCCCAGGTTTTTCAGCTTCTTCGTGCCAAAGACCAGCACAACCACCAACAGAACAACGATCCAGTGTTTCCAGTCGAAAATACCCATAGCGTGATTCCTCTCGCAAGATTTGATTAATTACCTCGCGTGCCGCGCGCAGTAATGACTTCTACCAACGACGGGCCTTTGCTGTTTAGCGCCTTGATAAACGCTGGATTGAGCTGCGAAGCATGTTCGACCCGCCAGGCTTCAAGACCAAAGTTCCTGGCAATTGCGGCAAAGTCCGGTGAGTAAGGTTTGCCGTCCGGCAGGTTGAATTCACCCGCCTGGTGCTGTTCGACCAATGTGCTTTGCACATCACTCAAGGTCGCATCCCCGCTGTTGTTGAACACAAGAAACACCACGGGCAGACTGTGCATTACGCAAACCGCCATCTCCTGCAACGACTGCAGGAAATCCCCATCCCCCACGACACACACCACCTGGCGCGCCGGCATCGCGAGCTTTGCACCGATGGCCGCTGGCACCGCCCAACCCAGCGTCTCAGCACTGGCGGCGCACAAGTAACTGCCGGATTGATCGAAAGGAAACATATCGCCGACCAGTACCTGGATACTCCCCTCGCCGATCACCACAATCGCATCCCTCTCCAGGGCTGCCCCCCATTGCGACGCACGGTCATTTGCGACCTGAGGAAGAGCCGCGCCACACAGTTTGCTGACTGACGGTTCCATCATACGGGCGTCTGTCCGTTGCAATTGGGCATTAGCGCGCAAGGTGGCCGGGGGCAGGATTGCCTCAATCGAGGTGTTCTGAACAACCGCCGGGATATCCAGGCTGACCGGGCCGGCACGACCGCTGAGCATCAGGTCGAACGCCTGACGCAGGATTTGCGGCAACTGTTCAATCGACGAAACGTCCACATGCTGCTTGGTGATGCCCGTTGTCGTAGAGTCGTGCCGCTCGCTGTCACTGCTACTGATGACCAGCATGGCCGACGAGTCCGCCAACGCGGTCGCGATCCCGCCCAGCGCTTTCGAAATGCCCAATGGCACAGGAAGCACGACAGCCATGGGGCGTCCACAGGCGCGATAATAACCATCGGCAAGATGGACTGCACTGTGCTCCTGTATGACTTGAATGAACGGAATATCCGTACCGGGCATCCGTAACGCCTCCAGTAACGCCAATGAACCGGCCCCCGGCATCCCTGCCACATAATCGACGCCGTTCGCTTTCAGCGCTTTCGCAACAATCTGGCCACCAGTGAGTTTCACAGGATACTCCATTCAACAGCCGCAGGTTTCAGGGTGAATGCAACTCGCCCCGTCTCAGACCGCAAGGCGAGTATTCGCCTGGTGCCCTCAGGGCTCAATTTCGCACCCATTGCAAAAGAGACGCACATTGACGCAGTCGATCCCCGCCCTTTCCCGGCTCTTTGGGAACTATCGTTAACAAGTGCGCGCTGCGCCGATTAGGTCACTTTGATGCGTCAGAGTGCGTCGCTTTTATAGGGTCTGCGAAATTGAGTGCTCTGCCCGCCAGGCCAATACTCGATCCATGAAAACAACAAGCCGAGCCTATCAAGCGCTGGGCGCGACGCTTCAAGCCCTAACCCGGCAAGGTGAAAAAGGCGTCGTGCAATCCAGCCAGGGAAGAGTCAATCGGACCAGTGGAGGCCCGCGGCGCAATGCTCTCTCTTATGTGCATGCAAGTGCCGCCGCCCTCCCCAGCTGGATGGAAACACTGCTGGCCATAACACTGCCGATGTACATGACTGCATACATAAGGACGAGCCCGGCCACACTCGCCGAGCCGGAACCATTGCAAGTTGCTGATCGTTTGCTAACCACCACCCTAGGCAGGAACTCGAAATGAAAAAAGAAAAAGAGACGGGTTATGGACTCACCGGCATCGACCTGGATTCGATTAGCTTGAACAGGCGCACATTTTTGCTGGGGGCTGCCGCATCTGCCGCGGGGTTGTACCTGGGATCTTTCGCGCCCGGCGCATTTGCCGCCGCAGGCGGACACCTGGAAATTCTTGGCTGGGAAGGAGAAACCGGTGACGCGGAACTCGCTGACTGGCGCAAGCAGCGCGGCGTCACTGTGCGGTCAAGCTACGCCAGCAACCAGGACGACATTACCGCTCGTCTGGCGGGCGCCGATCCGGTGCAGCTTGACTTGACCATGTACGCGCTGGGCTACGAGATCATCTACAAGGAGATGGGGCTGCTCAAGGCCATCGACACATCGAAAATCCCCAATTACTCGGCCGAAGATACTGTCCCGCTATTCTATAAAGGCAGCCGCTGGTACTGGGATGGCAAGCAGTGGGGCATTCCCCTTCTGTGGGGCATGAACACCATCGTCTAC
Proteins encoded in this window:
- a CDS encoding XRE family transcriptional regulator, with the protein product MPLTAATSHPERQQVRSDLQANVQKNLSTLVESCRSVADMCRKVDVNRQQFNKYLVGQHVPSQKILQKIGRYFMMEAEDLFRPPAEFKKFYEGYENELPTDLRASAQFNHFLPLAKQSADLLEDYLGVYYRYHNSSIYKGRILRSVTCLYRADSMVQYVTVERFPLLDGSGKIGYSFTYHGFCLLLGDRLFMVDFEGKQRNEMTFSILTPQHRRPIRFLYGLVTGVASSSFRQPFSTRMALGLVDKGKIGKHHLRNATAVLPSDQSLPLEVREYMTGDNATIVWGGQA
- a CDS encoding thiamine pyrophosphate-binding protein, with product MKLTGGQIVAKALKANGVDYVAGMPGAGSLALLEALRMPGTDIPFIQVIQEHSAVHLADGYYRACGRPMAVVLPVPLGISKALGGIATALADSSAMLVISSSDSERHDSTTTGITKQHVDVSSIEQLPQILRQAFDLMLSGRAGPVSLDIPAVVQNTSIEAILPPATLRANAQLQRTDARMMEPSVSKLCGAALPQVANDRASQWGAALERDAIVVIGEGSIQVLVGDMFPFDQSGSYLCAASAETLGWAVPAAIGAKLAMPARQVVCVVGDGDFLQSLQEMAVCVMHSLPVVFLVFNNSGDATLSDVQSTLVEQHQAGEFNLPDGKPYSPDFAAIARNFGLEAWRVEHASQLNPAFIKALNSKGPSLVEVITARGTRGN
- a CDS encoding Gfo/Idh/MocA family protein; amino-acid sequence: MARLTGDIPGQRRFKVGMVGGGQGAYFASYHRAAMRLCNRFDIVAGAFSSDADKCREAGAALHLAQERIYLSFEDMAATESCRPDPIDAVVIVTPNHLHFEPCQLFLRAGIPVICDKPLVNSPQEAYALASIAERHNTFFAVTYTYQGYPMVRDARSRIQAGELGEVRFMYVEYLLEWLAPGVDGLSKSLAWRGDPEKAGPTGALGDVGTHAFNMLEFLSGRRCTSLNAKLSTVVPGWGLDDTCVVQLEFEGGVDGLLWASFAAPGHRNGLRFKIVGSKASVEWCQESPETLLFTPIDGADRLYRRGQSDNKAQTLTFTSLPAGNTEGYLEALAVLYADFAEALEAGTQWRTATTVPLPDIHEGVRGVVLSQACVESSERRAWVPFPEQ
- a CDS encoding twin-arginine translocase TatA/TatE family subunit, whose amino-acid sequence is MGIFDWKHWIVVLLVVVLVFGTKKLKNLGSDVGESIKGFRNAMNDDDKGAQHSQAQQVSAAVELPPITGGTVTGSEHR